A stretch of the Litorilinea aerophila genome encodes the following:
- a CDS encoding branched-chain amino acid ABC transporter substrate-binding protein translates to MATMNRRLLLLLLTALTLLLAACGGSSAEPGRGDVIVYVAVPLSGFQANGGQTVLGGVRLAAAELNRSGGLLGYRVVVRPLDDESDSEVAVAQVAQIQEALDQGERVLGVIGHLNSGQTLAAMEYYRDMPLVVITPTASEESLTARGYTNFFRVNANDSVQAAVDARFLVETLGARRVAVLHNDTEYGQGLANALVARLQELGAQVVLTLQVAEGQSRYDEEIPRIQSANPDAIFYAGYEIEAPYLRAALVEAGITVPMLASDGAFLAATIDEANGTAEGMYVSAFAPSPANVADQRWIEAYQAVEYRNPDTYSVNGYVAMQVLSQAVQQADSLERDAVTEALRRGRFETLVDTLQYQENGDLVDPQIWIYQVVDGEFQQVE, encoded by the coding sequence ATGGCGACGATGAACCGACGTCTGCTCCTGCTCCTGTTGACCGCCCTGACGCTCCTGTTGGCTGCCTGTGGAGGCAGCAGTGCCGAGCCCGGCCGGGGCGATGTCATCGTCTACGTGGCCGTCCCCCTGAGCGGCTTCCAGGCCAACGGCGGGCAGACAGTGCTGGGCGGCGTGCGCCTGGCCGCCGCAGAGCTCAACCGCAGCGGAGGTCTGCTGGGCTACCGGGTGGTGGTACGCCCCCTGGACGACGAATCCGACAGCGAGGTCGCCGTGGCCCAGGTGGCCCAGATTCAGGAGGCCCTCGACCAGGGCGAGCGGGTGCTGGGCGTCATCGGCCATCTGAACAGCGGCCAGACCCTGGCCGCCATGGAGTACTACCGGGACATGCCCCTGGTGGTCATCACCCCCACCGCCTCGGAAGAGAGCCTGACGGCCCGGGGCTACACCAACTTTTTCCGGGTCAACGCCAACGACAGCGTCCAGGCCGCGGTAGATGCCCGGTTCCTGGTGGAAACCCTGGGCGCCCGTCGGGTGGCTGTGCTCCACAACGACACCGAGTATGGCCAGGGGCTGGCCAATGCCCTGGTGGCCCGCCTGCAGGAGCTGGGCGCCCAAGTGGTCCTGACCCTCCAGGTGGCCGAGGGACAAAGCCGCTACGACGAGGAGATTCCCCGCATCCAGAGCGCGAACCCGGATGCCATCTTCTACGCCGGCTATGAGATCGAGGCCCCCTACCTGCGGGCTGCCCTGGTGGAGGCGGGCATCACCGTGCCCATGCTGGCCAGCGATGGCGCTTTCCTGGCTGCCACCATCGACGAGGCCAACGGCACAGCCGAGGGGATGTACGTCAGCGCCTTCGCACCCAGCCCCGCCAACGTGGCCGACCAGCGCTGGATCGAAGCCTACCAGGCGGTGGAGTACCGCAACCCAGACACCTATTCGGTGAACGGGTACGTGGCCATGCAGGTCCTCAGCCAGGCGGTGCAACAGGCCGATTCCCTGGAGCGGGACGCGGTCACGGAAGCCCTGCGGCGGGGGCGCTTTGAAACCCTGGTGGATACCCTGCAATATCAGGAAAACGGCGACCTGGTCGATCCCCAGATCTGGATCTACCAGGTGGTGGATGGGGAGTTCCAGCAAGTGGAATAA
- a CDS encoding type II toxin-antitoxin system RelE family toxin, whose protein sequence is MYQVNFTSNAESDLSRLDPPVAQQVLRKLKWLAENIDAIKPEPLTGQWQGVFKLRVGDYRVLYTYDRTQNKIVVHFVRHRREVYKSK, encoded by the coding sequence ATGTATCAGGTAAATTTCACATCCAATGCCGAAAGCGATTTGTCCCGCCTGGATCCGCCTGTGGCACAACAAGTACTGAGAAAATTGAAATGGCTGGCCGAGAACATTGATGCGATCAAACCGGAACCATTGACGGGACAATGGCAAGGTGTGTTTAAACTGCGTGTTGGTGATTATCGAGTGCTGTACACCTATGATCGGACGCAAAACAAGATCGTGGTTCACTTTGTCAGGCATCGGCGTGAGGTGTACAAGTCCAAGTAG
- a CDS encoding RecQ family ATP-dependent DNA helicase, whose protein sequence is MGHQQTSALSLLGALQLTQDHIANLPPDLRDQLLDYLRLWGSPEEHLALVERLRELHGPLLLLLDHQAQAYLRLGDYAQALDTIERRQHRSTTLASQVLEAKALLGLGHGAHAQAVADDLQDAYPRHTLAVCAAAEIYTHLGQFPRARALLEHFLEIREPSSRANLQATLTLARLAHQAGERELAEAYVQRLGSGVPPGLGPASLQELAGLLADLGHQQSAQAVQLELERQRQRRFQELQERLGPLVNVDPDLVQDPARLYRHLSGPESIQVSRAERRRIQLEAIRHFGFSELRTGQAEVIAAVLRGESILAVMPTGAGKSLCYQLPALIQPRATLVISPLIALMKDQVESLPAGARRRATFINSSLSDEEYEARMQGIARGDYKLIYAAPERLRQITFLHALRDVGLDLFVVDEAHCVSLWGHDFRPDYLFIQEARRELGNPPALAMTATAPPRVRDEIIDYMQIEETAGEGEGDGEPERSRRPRVMALDIFRENLFLSALHFHHEEEKVAALLQFVAETEGSGIVYVNSRHKSEALAFQLRQAGVAAEAYHAGLADRSAVQDRFMSDRTRVVVATVAFGMGIDKPDIRFIVHFHPPQSLAAYYQEVGRAGRDGRPSQGILFYSNNDWANLRRWAKADEFTVDFLEKVYQAVSTQLAVNLSMAGQEVDQEPGEAGIVDMRRLQQVLNSDETSLRVAISMLERCDLMTRGFDVPQEFTIAMPRRQPTPPDDEDFRYLMAGLALRPGEVASFKARDIGAFMGWPLHLVEGRLLAWQRQGWLRVKASQRAMYIEVARRPADMRDRLERMLAQSAAIAQRRIDDVVGYATTDGCRHGYISAHFGSPPRNRCTVCDNCTGVRPDILVPTEAAPALPDDADIEPMIIDCLLSLPKPVGRSGLARILAGSLRAPVPPDQARHHGRLKALGEATIMGYIDDLLADHRLRQYERHGYPVLAPTRRGRAEAESWLAEHPELAELPAAPAAAGDAPPQPPPQPEEAEREGDRYTALQKALWLWRRRCAEELGQPPYMIMSNELMLRIAETRPQTEEELAALPGMGEQRLQHFGPTILDLVRLYPKGEKDDELLRAQRAEEARLAAPGPLPPRVQRQLYLKLQELRQKLSVQEGCPPSRLAGTSLLKALAHQAPTNLDELRQVAGFEESGLAPYAPLVLAVISQIRNGASTKTP, encoded by the coding sequence ATGGGCCATCAACAGACCTCAGCATTGTCCCTGCTCGGCGCGTTGCAGCTTACCCAGGACCATATCGCCAACCTCCCGCCGGATCTCCGGGATCAGCTCCTGGACTACCTCCGGCTCTGGGGGAGCCCGGAGGAGCACCTGGCCCTGGTGGAGCGACTGCGAGAGCTCCATGGCCCCCTCCTGCTTCTCCTGGATCACCAGGCCCAGGCCTATCTTCGGCTGGGTGACTATGCCCAGGCCCTGGACACCATTGAGCGCCGACAACATCGAAGTACCACCCTGGCCTCCCAGGTGTTGGAAGCAAAGGCCCTCCTGGGGCTGGGCCATGGCGCCCATGCCCAGGCCGTGGCCGACGACCTGCAGGACGCCTACCCCCGCCACACCCTGGCCGTCTGCGCCGCGGCCGAAATCTACACCCACCTGGGACAATTCCCCCGGGCGCGCGCCCTGTTGGAGCATTTTCTGGAGATCCGGGAGCCGTCCAGCCGGGCCAACCTGCAGGCGACCCTGACCCTGGCCCGCCTGGCCCATCAGGCCGGCGAACGGGAGCTGGCCGAAGCCTACGTCCAGCGGCTGGGTTCCGGGGTCCCCCCAGGCCTGGGGCCGGCCTCCCTGCAGGAGTTGGCGGGGCTTCTGGCCGACCTGGGCCATCAACAGAGTGCCCAGGCCGTCCAGCTGGAGCTGGAGCGCCAGCGCCAGCGCCGTTTTCAGGAGCTACAGGAGCGGTTGGGGCCCCTGGTGAACGTGGATCCGGATCTGGTCCAGGATCCGGCTCGCCTCTACCGTCACCTGAGCGGGCCAGAATCCATCCAGGTCAGCCGCGCAGAGCGACGCCGCATCCAGCTGGAGGCCATTCGCCATTTTGGTTTCAGTGAGCTGCGTACAGGTCAGGCTGAAGTTATCGCCGCCGTCCTGCGGGGAGAATCCATCCTGGCGGTGATGCCCACGGGCGCAGGCAAATCCCTCTGCTACCAATTGCCCGCCCTGATTCAGCCCCGGGCCACCCTGGTCATCAGCCCCCTCATCGCCCTGATGAAAGATCAGGTGGAGAGCCTGCCGGCCGGCGCCCGACGCCGGGCCACGTTTATCAACAGCAGCCTGAGCGACGAAGAGTACGAGGCCCGCATGCAGGGGATCGCCCGGGGCGACTACAAGCTGATCTACGCCGCGCCCGAACGGCTCCGGCAGATCACCTTCCTGCACGCCCTGCGAGACGTGGGGCTGGATCTCTTCGTGGTGGATGAAGCCCACTGCGTCAGCCTGTGGGGTCATGACTTCCGCCCGGACTATCTCTTCATCCAGGAAGCCCGGCGGGAGCTGGGCAACCCACCCGCCCTGGCCATGACCGCCACCGCGCCCCCCCGGGTGCGGGATGAGATCATCGACTACATGCAGATAGAGGAGACGGCCGGGGAAGGGGAAGGCGACGGCGAGCCGGAACGGAGCAGGCGCCCCCGGGTGATGGCCCTGGACATCTTCCGGGAGAACCTCTTCCTTTCCGCCCTCCACTTCCACCACGAGGAGGAGAAGGTCGCTGCCCTGCTCCAGTTTGTGGCCGAAACCGAGGGCAGCGGCATCGTCTACGTCAACAGCCGCCACAAGAGCGAGGCCCTGGCCTTCCAGCTCCGGCAGGCCGGCGTGGCCGCGGAGGCCTACCACGCCGGCCTGGCCGACCGCAGCGCCGTCCAGGACCGCTTCATGTCCGACCGCACCCGGGTGGTGGTGGCCACGGTGGCCTTCGGCATGGGCATCGACAAGCCGGACATCCGCTTCATCGTCCACTTCCACCCGCCCCAAAGCCTGGCGGCCTACTATCAGGAGGTGGGCCGGGCCGGCCGGGACGGGCGCCCCAGCCAGGGCATCCTCTTCTACAGCAACAACGACTGGGCCAACCTGCGCCGGTGGGCCAAAGCCGATGAGTTCACGGTGGATTTCCTGGAGAAGGTCTACCAGGCGGTGTCCACCCAACTGGCGGTGAATCTCTCCATGGCCGGCCAGGAAGTGGATCAAGAGCCGGGCGAGGCCGGGATCGTGGACATGCGCCGCCTCCAGCAGGTCCTCAACAGCGACGAGACCAGCCTGCGGGTGGCCATCAGTATGCTGGAGCGCTGCGATCTGATGACCCGGGGATTTGACGTGCCCCAGGAGTTCACCATTGCCATGCCCCGCCGTCAGCCCACGCCGCCGGATGACGAGGACTTCCGCTACCTGATGGCGGGCCTGGCCCTCCGCCCGGGCGAAGTGGCCTCCTTCAAGGCCCGGGACATCGGCGCCTTCATGGGCTGGCCCCTCCACCTGGTAGAGGGCCGCCTGCTGGCCTGGCAACGTCAGGGCTGGCTCCGGGTGAAGGCTTCCCAGCGGGCCATGTACATTGAGGTGGCCCGACGGCCGGCTGACATGCGGGACCGCCTGGAGCGGATGCTGGCCCAATCGGCCGCCATTGCCCAGCGGCGTATCGACGATGTGGTGGGCTACGCCACCACCGACGGCTGCCGCCACGGCTACATCAGCGCCCACTTTGGCAGCCCTCCCCGCAACCGCTGCACCGTGTGCGACAACTGCACCGGGGTTCGCCCCGACATCCTGGTACCCACGGAAGCTGCCCCGGCCCTGCCCGACGATGCCGACATTGAGCCCATGATCATCGACTGCCTCCTCAGCCTGCCCAAGCCCGTGGGCCGCAGCGGGTTGGCCCGCATCCTGGCCGGCAGCCTGCGCGCGCCGGTGCCGCCGGATCAGGCCCGCCACCACGGGCGGCTCAAGGCCCTGGGCGAAGCCACCATCATGGGCTACATCGACGATCTGCTGGCCGATCACCGCCTGCGCCAGTATGAACGCCACGGCTATCCCGTCCTGGCGCCCACCCGGCGAGGCCGGGCCGAGGCGGAGAGCTGGCTGGCCGAGCACCCCGAGCTGGCAGAGCTCCCGGCCGCACCGGCAGCAGCCGGGGACGCCCCCCCGCAGCCCCCCCCACAGCCCGAGGAGGCAGAACGGGAAGGAGACCGCTACACCGCCCTGCAGAAGGCCCTCTGGCTCTGGCGACGCCGCTGTGCCGAGGAGCTGGGCCAGCCCCCCTACATGATCATGAGCAACGAGCTGATGTTGCGCATTGCGGAAACCCGCCCCCAGACCGAAGAGGAACTGGCCGCGCTGCCCGGCATGGGAGAGCAGCGCCTCCAACACTTCGGCCCCACCATCCTGGACCTGGTCCGCCTCTATCCCAAGGGGGAGAAAGATGATGAGCTTTTGCGCGCCCAGCGGGCCGAAGAGGCCAGGCTAGCCGCCCCGGGGCCGCTGCCGCCTCGAGTACAGCGGCAACTCTACCTCAAGCTCCAGGAACTCCGCCAGAAGCTTTCGGTGCAGGAAGGTTGTCCGCCATCCCGGCTGGCGGGGACGAGCCTGCTGAAGGCCCTGGCCCACCAGGCCCCCACCAACCTGGATGAGCTCCGCCAGGTGGCAGGCTTTGAAGAGAGCGGCCTGGCCCCCTACGCGCCCCTGGTGCTGGCCGTAATCAGCCAGATTCGCAACGGAGCCTCCACAAAAACCCCGTAA
- a CDS encoding type 2 periplasmic-binding domain-containing protein encodes MNRTRWIFVAILAIALLIVGASLALRSPGNTATAGFTVDRPEQVTIRILTALPVEPWVRSAAAAFNDGNHTLEGATIRVEIVAVDGLTALGRWDRNEYGALGPDQRPEDLTEAERQALADFPTAWIPDSRYLVELANASYKERLGRDVFLTDGEYRARPIAISLFAWGVYETRAQVLLDHFGEINWQTIHDAAIAKGGWPELGGKPEWGYFKLVVPDPSKNVGGLAAMIAMAGEYYGRTDISVADVTNPDFQAWLAELMGAVTDFSSASAYTAEDFALFGYSVGDGGQLLESDLLQNMQGILTRWDDPLQIYYPTYVTWFDFPFTVWVGPETSALQKNAALAFQRFLLSEEQQKAALAYGLRPANPNVPVDATEESLFVKWQDRGVLPVVERTAAMRNPDRDVLLALLRWFELNVAR; translated from the coding sequence ATGAACCGTACACGCTGGATCTTTGTCGCCATCCTCGCCATTGCCCTGCTCATCGTCGGCGCCTCCCTGGCCCTGCGCAGCCCGGGGAACACGGCCACCGCCGGCTTCACCGTGGATCGCCCGGAACAGGTGACCATCCGCATCCTGACCGCACTACCGGTGGAGCCGTGGGTCCGCAGTGCAGCCGCGGCCTTCAACGACGGCAACCATACCCTGGAAGGTGCCACCATCCGGGTGGAGATCGTGGCGGTGGACGGCCTCACCGCGCTGGGGCGCTGGGACCGCAACGAGTACGGCGCACTGGGCCCCGATCAACGGCCGGAAGATCTGACCGAAGCCGAACGCCAGGCCCTGGCCGACTTCCCCACCGCCTGGATTCCAGATAGCCGCTATCTGGTGGAGCTGGCCAACGCCTCCTACAAAGAGCGCCTGGGCCGGGATGTCTTCCTGACCGACGGCGAATACCGGGCCCGTCCCATCGCCATCAGCCTCTTCGCCTGGGGCGTCTACGAAACCCGGGCCCAGGTGCTCCTCGACCACTTTGGCGAGATCAACTGGCAGACCATCCACGACGCGGCCATTGCCAAAGGAGGCTGGCCCGAGCTGGGCGGCAAACCAGAATGGGGCTACTTCAAACTGGTGGTGCCGGACCCCAGCAAAAATGTGGGTGGCCTGGCGGCCATGATCGCCATGGCCGGCGAATACTACGGCCGCACCGACATCTCCGTGGCCGACGTCACCAACCCGGATTTCCAGGCCTGGCTGGCCGAGCTCATGGGCGCGGTCACCGACTTCAGCAGCGCCAGCGCCTACACCGCGGAAGACTTCGCCCTCTTCGGCTACAGCGTAGGCGACGGCGGCCAGCTGCTGGAAAGCGACCTCCTGCAGAACATGCAGGGTATCCTCACCCGCTGGGACGACCCGCTACAAATCTACTACCCCACCTACGTGACCTGGTTTGACTTCCCGTTCACCGTCTGGGTCGGGCCGGAGACCAGCGCACTGCAGAAGAACGCAGCCCTGGCGTTCCAGCGCTTCCTCCTCTCCGAGGAGCAGCAAAAGGCCGCCCTGGCCTACGGCCTGCGCCCGGCCAACCCCAACGTCCCGGTGGACGCCACCGAGGAGAGCCTCTTCGTAAAGTGGCAGGATCGGGGCGTGCTGCCTGTGGTGGAACGAACCGCAGCCATGCGCAACCCGGATCGGGATGTGCTGCTGGCGCTGTTACGCTGGTTTGAGCTCAACGTGGCACGGTGA
- a CDS encoding vWA domain-containing protein, whose protein sequence is MNLGNRHTPRRRGAPIRRRNLGLAIGAIALSLVLCTSATISGILWVVRAFTDRGDDIVQQVPAWAVDSAELTVAVSPVMAPVLQELAGRFNSLDYRTPDGKKMAVRLVTEVPEKMVQQALDFPPFQAMSPDSSLWLEQLEAEWARRYGDQNEDTTIPIGQRRISEQMRYAVSPVVIAAWESVARELGWPERPIGWQDIQRKATEDPNFKWNHPSTNNASGLLATLAEFYAGAGLTRGLTEEAATAEETLAYVQAVEATVRFYGEGEEVIVQRLAQEGRSFLDAFVGQEQVVIDWNRRQQGERLVAIYPAEGTLWTDHPLALLELGNKPHELSVTENQRLTFQAFAQFLRSQESQLALLAAGYRPADLSIPLDGPGSPFANTDAVDWRQPQTTLQMPPPSVVNVVRNVWYYTKRPTNVYLVVDTSGSMEGTKIARTREALAAFVQQIQGDRDRVGLIEFGTSTKNFIPLRVMDERNRRDLLQVIEQMEAFGGTALIDAVYDAVADLQAQGDESAINAVVVMTDGQENESYRRLADIEELLRRSGSRPPVIFTIAFGQDADERLLQELARIGQGQFRRADETDIQELYRIISTYF, encoded by the coding sequence ATGAACCTGGGAAACCGCCATACCCCACGCCGCCGGGGTGCGCCCATCCGACGCCGCAACCTGGGCCTGGCCATCGGGGCCATTGCCCTGAGCCTGGTACTCTGCACCTCCGCCACCATCAGCGGCATCCTCTGGGTGGTGCGCGCCTTCACCGACCGGGGCGACGACATCGTCCAACAAGTGCCCGCCTGGGCCGTGGACAGTGCCGAGCTGACCGTGGCCGTCTCGCCGGTGATGGCGCCCGTCCTCCAGGAGCTGGCCGGCCGCTTCAACAGCCTGGATTACCGCACCCCCGATGGCAAGAAGATGGCCGTGCGCCTGGTGACCGAAGTGCCGGAAAAGATGGTCCAGCAAGCCCTGGACTTCCCCCCCTTTCAGGCCATGTCGCCGGACAGCAGCCTGTGGCTGGAGCAACTGGAAGCGGAGTGGGCCCGACGCTACGGCGACCAGAACGAAGATACGACCATCCCCATCGGCCAGCGGCGGATCAGCGAGCAGATGCGCTATGCCGTCAGCCCGGTGGTCATCGCCGCGTGGGAAAGCGTGGCCCGGGAGCTGGGCTGGCCGGAACGGCCCATCGGCTGGCAGGACATCCAGCGCAAGGCCACCGAAGACCCCAACTTTAAGTGGAATCACCCCAGCACCAACAACGCCAGCGGCCTCCTGGCCACCCTGGCCGAATTCTACGCCGGCGCCGGCCTGACCCGGGGCCTGACGGAAGAGGCCGCCACCGCGGAGGAGACCCTGGCGTATGTCCAGGCGGTGGAAGCCACCGTGCGCTTCTACGGCGAGGGCGAGGAGGTCATCGTCCAGCGCCTGGCCCAGGAGGGCCGCTCCTTCCTGGACGCCTTTGTGGGCCAGGAACAGGTGGTCATCGACTGGAACCGCCGGCAACAGGGCGAGCGGCTGGTGGCCATCTACCCGGCCGAGGGCACCCTGTGGACCGACCACCCCCTGGCCCTGCTGGAGCTGGGCAACAAGCCCCACGAGCTTTCTGTCACCGAGAACCAGCGCCTCACCTTCCAGGCCTTCGCCCAGTTCCTGCGCAGCCAGGAAAGCCAGCTGGCCCTGCTGGCCGCGGGCTATCGCCCGGCCGACCTGAGCATCCCCCTGGACGGGCCGGGTAGCCCCTTCGCCAACACCGACGCGGTGGACTGGCGACAACCCCAGACCACCCTGCAGATGCCCCCGCCCTCGGTGGTCAACGTGGTGCGCAACGTCTGGTACTATACGAAGCGTCCCACCAACGTCTACCTGGTGGTGGACACCAGCGGCAGCATGGAGGGCACCAAGATCGCCCGCACCCGGGAGGCCCTGGCCGCCTTCGTCCAGCAGATCCAGGGGGACCGGGACCGGGTGGGCCTCATCGAGTTCGGCACCAGCACCAAGAACTTCATCCCCCTGCGGGTGATGGATGAGCGTAACCGCCGGGACCTGCTCCAGGTCATCGAGCAGATGGAGGCCTTCGGCGGCACTGCCCTCATCGACGCCGTCTACGACGCGGTGGCCGACCTCCAGGCCCAGGGCGATGAGAGCGCCATCAACGCGGTCGTGGTCATGACCGACGGCCAGGAGAACGAAAGCTACCGCCGCCTGGCGGACATCGAGGAGCTGCTGCGGCGTTCCGGCAGCCGCCCACCGGTGATCTTCACCATCGCCTTCGGCCAGGACGCAGATGAACGGCTGCTCCAGGAGTTGGCCCGCATCGGCCAGGGACAGTTCCGCCGGGCAGACGAGACCGACATCCAGGAGCTGTACCGGATCATCTCCACCTACTTCTGA
- a CDS encoding PspA/IM30 family protein, whose product MASLLEKVSTLISANLHYMVDQALKSNSLAVIDQYIRQVEDHLADLEDAAATVGGEVKSIKRRLDDHEHRLQELDRAIDAFLREGNESAALAAQSRFNSTQRLVETYKEQLKRQESEFQKLLDAKVKLEARLATMKQEREELQALLELAKSKETTVKAMKSLDDLMGSGDSDIRHIAESIYARLDKASTASEMRAASLDEQMDQVLERSALNAQLAERKKRLGLE is encoded by the coding sequence ATGGCATCCCTGTTGGAAAAAGTTTCGACCTTGATCTCGGCAAACCTGCACTACATGGTCGACCAGGCCCTCAAGAGCAACAGCCTGGCCGTCATCGACCAGTACATCCGCCAGGTGGAAGATCACCTGGCCGACCTGGAAGACGCCGCCGCCACCGTGGGCGGCGAGGTCAAGTCCATCAAGCGCCGGCTGGACGACCACGAGCATCGCCTCCAGGAGCTGGACCGGGCCATCGACGCCTTCCTGCGGGAGGGTAACGAGAGCGCCGCCCTGGCCGCGCAGAGCCGCTTCAACAGCACCCAGCGGCTGGTGGAGACCTACAAGGAGCAGCTCAAGCGCCAGGAGTCCGAATTCCAAAAGCTGCTGGACGCCAAGGTGAAGCTGGAAGCCCGCCTGGCCACCATGAAGCAGGAGCGGGAAGAGCTCCAGGCCCTCCTGGAATTGGCCAAGAGCAAGGAAACCACCGTCAAGGCCATGAAGAGCCTGGACGACCTGATGGGCTCCGGCGACAGCGACATCCGCCACATTGCCGAAAGCATCTACGCCCGCCTGGACAAGGCCAGCACCGCCAGCGAAATGCGGGCCGCCAGCCTGGACGAACAGATGGATCAGGTGCTGGAGCGAAGCGCCCTCAACGCCCAGCTCGCGGAGCGCAAAAAGCGTCTGGGCCTGGAATAA